A single genomic interval of Hippoglossus stenolepis isolate QCI-W04-F060 chromosome 24, HSTE1.2, whole genome shotgun sequence harbors:
- the LOC118103210 gene encoding aryl hydrocarbon receptor: MLPSTALYAAKKRKKPVQKIPKPPPPDGIKSNPSKRHRDRLNGELDKLTSLLPFTEEVRARLDKLSVLRLSVGYLKVKSFFSATMKKSQGGSSWTSDGNLMFGGKVQNALTPSSTTTSSSSSSTTPFCSQMTSMDGVSFSEGDLLLQALSGFVLVVTAEGYVFYMSPTIQDFLGFHQSDVVHQSVFELIHTDDRALFRRQLHFALKPNASQSDSGADSPSENSAEITTGVMNYDPQAIPPENSSFLERNFCCRFRCLLDNSSGFLALNFRGRLKFLHGQNRLSENGTLVPPQLALFAIATPLQPPSILEIRTKTLIFQTKHQLDFTPMGIDTRGKVVLGYSETELCTRGSGYHFIHAADMMYCADNHIKMMKTGESGFTVFRLLKKTGMWVWVQANARLVFKGGKPDFIVARQRALTNEEGEEQLRLRRLQLPFNFATGEALLYDNTPTVDMPEMSDMCSTPKQRKIDEFSVSPNSMLGCILRQDQSIYCEHNPNSISSLNDVAFQDTHATVSVPGDVWPHPSPKPAGNLIKSEAMVQDMMETLQQILGDSDVIGTLDVEPDEIKSWETMLLRMSSNTSEMSEDLNDILNNDILSYVEEQLQKEAGFKLPDQLDIPASLSTLDHPIPDPSLAVEQNFGWPLEPQSQLISNGGPMMNGQTAPVLETMKLTHMDLPQLGSSALNGPTLQQITSQQMLPTPVGLGILGTPVTFNPSLADSCVQTQNELRSLQVAAKENNLGAFRPTNQLHPNQAPNHVQMRTPGAPIGLQDQSGDRKLNPVFNFQGNRWNSSVQNSNQVNNFAQTYTQNISKEPGFPAGPPPSSCLQGHFALHTHNSENQRQSWQLEQQQQQQQQQQQQQQQLMSGGRQQMGACLNQMSGLQRNPLPGVVAPQTTFNGRPVFRTPETPTVPFLVQQDLEPLPPLALSSSCMFGNAPVSVPVNGLPLGQVNSCKQMNATGNSQILSQPACFYQGGGSVLGMPALPNPDEAALSCQMPAVLDLNGLLVQQQQYLNFSEQTQINSHPVLGNKGFPFPSLPDDTVYYSENK; the protein is encoded by the exons CCCCAAACCTCCACCTCCCGATGGCATCAAGTCCAACCCGTCCAAACGCCACCGCGACCGGCTCAACGGCGAGCTGGACAAGCTCACCAGCCTGCTGCCCTTCACCGAGGAGGTCAGGGCTCGGCTGGACAAGCTGTCCGTCCTGCGCCTCAGCGTCGGCTACCTGAAGGTCAAGAGCTTCTTCAGTG ccACCATGAAGAAGAGCCAGGGCGGCTCCAGCTGGACGAGCGACGGGAACCTGATGTTTGGGGGAAAAGTCCAGAATGCGCTGACTCCGTCCTCCAcgaccacctcctcctcctcctcctccaccacgcCCTTCTGCTCCCAGATGACCTCCATGGACGGAGTCAGCTTCTCTGAGGGCGACCTGCTGCTCCAG GCGCTGAGCGGCTTCGTGCTGGTGGTGACGGCTGAAGGTTACGTCTTCTACATGTCCCCGACCATCCAGGACTTCCTCGGCTTCCACCAG tcgGACGTCGTCCATCAGAGCGTCTTCGAGTTGATCCACACAGACGACCGAGCTCTGTTCAGACGACAGCTGCACTTCGCCCTCAAGCCCAACGCCAGCCAATCGGACAGCGGCGCAGACAGTCCCA GTGAGAACTCTGCAGAGATCACCACCGGCGTGATGAACTACGACCCCCAGGCCATCCCGCCGGAGAACTCCTCCTTCCTGGAGAGGAACTTCTGCTGTCGGTTCCGCTGCCTCCTCGACAACTCCTCCGGCTTCCTG GCCCTGAACTTCCGCGGCCGCCTGAAGTTCCTCCACGGTCAGAACCGATTGTCGGAGAACGGGACGCTGGTTCCCCCGCAGCTCGCTCTGTTCGCCATCGCCACGCCGCTGCAGCCGCCGTCCATCCTGGAGATCCGCACCAAGACGCTCATTTTCCAGACCAAGCACCAGCTTGACTTCACGCCCATGGGCATCGacaccag GGGTAAAGTGGTGTTAGGGTACAGTGAGACAGAGCTGTGCACCAGGGGCTCAGGCTACCACTTCATCCACGCTGCAGACATGATGTACTGCGCTGATAACCACATAAAAA TGATGAAAACCGGAGAAAGCGGCTTCACCGTTTTCAGGCTGCTGAAGAAAACTGGTATGTGGGTTTGGGTCCAGGCCAACGCCAGGCTGGTGTTCAAAGGAGGGAAACCGGACTTCATCGTGGCGCGGCAGAGAGCTCTGAC aaatgaagaaggagaagaacagCTACGTCTCAGACGCCTGCAGCTGCCGTTCAACTTCGCCACCGGGGAGGCGCTGCTGTACGACAACACCCCGACCGTGGACATGCCCGAGATGTCCGACATGTGCTCCACCCCGAAGCAGAGGAAAATAGACGAGTTCTCCGTCAGCCCCAACTCCATGCTGGGCTGCATACTGAGGCAGGACCAGTCCATCTACTGTGAACACAACCCCAATTCAATCAGCTCCCTCAACGACGTCGCCTTCCAGGACACGCACGCCACCGTCAGCGTGCCCGGAGACGTCTGGCCGCACCCTTCACCCAAACCTGCGGGGAATCTGATTAAGTCGGAGGCCATGGTTCAGGACATGATGGAGACGCTGCAGCAGATCCTCGGGGACAGCGACGTGATCGGCACGCTGGACGTGGAGCCCGACGAGATCAAGAGCTGGGAGACCATGTTGCTGAGGATGAGCTCCAACACGTCTGAAATGAGCGAGGACCTGAACGACATCCTGAACAACGACATCCTGTCGTAcgtggaggagcagctgcagaaggAGGCTGGGTTCAAGCTGCCAGATCAGCTGGACATCCCGGCCTCCCTCTCCACTCTGGACCACCCGATCCCGGACCCCAGCCTCGCTGTGGAGCAGAACTTCGGATGGCCCCTGGAGCCTCAGAGCCAGCTGATCTCAAACGGAGGCCCGATGATGAACGGACAAACGGCGCCGGTCCTGGAGACGATGAAACTCACCCACATGGATCTTCCTCAGCTGGGGTCTTCTGCTTTAAACGGCCCCACCCTTCAGCAGATCACCTCCCAGCAGATGCTCCCCACTCCTGTCGGTCTTGGCATCCTCGGCACTCCGGTGACCTTCAACCCCTCGCTGGCGGACTCTTGTGTTCAGACACAGAACGAACTGAGGAGCTTACAAGTCGCTGCCAAGGAGAACAACCTCGGAGCGTTCAGGCCGACCAATCAGCTTCACCCAAACCAAGCGCCGAACCACGTTCAGATGAGGACGCCCGGCGCGCCGATCGGCCTCCAGGACCAAAGCGGAGACAGAAAGTTAAACCCTGTGTTCAACTTTCAGGGAAACCGATGGAACTCCTCCGTCCAAAACTCCAACCAAGTCAACAACTTTGCTCAGACTTACACCCAGAATATTTCAAAGGAACCAGGTTTCCCTGCAGGTCCTCCCCCGTCCAGCTGCTTGCAGGGCCACTttgcacttcacacacacaacagtgagaATCAGAGACAGTCTtggcagctggagcagcagcagcagcagcagcagcagcagcagcagcagcagcagcagctcatgtcCGGTGGACGCCAACAAATGGGCGCCTGCCTCAACCAAATGTCAGGACTTCAGAGGAATCCTCTGCCCGGAGTCGTTGCGCCGCAAACCACTTTCAACGGCAGACCGGTGTTCAGGACACCAGAGACTCCCACTGTACCGTTTCTTGTTCAGCAGGACTTGGAGCCGCTGCCGCCTCTGGCACTTTCGAGCAGTTGTATGTTCGGTAACGCCCCCGTGTCTGTGCCAGTGAACGGACTGCCCCTCGGTCAGGTGAACTCCTGCAAGCAGATGAACGCAACCGGCAACAGCCAGATCCTCTCCCAGCCCGCCTGCTTCTACCAGGGAGGAGGCTCTGTGCTGGGGATGCCGGCGTTACCAAACCCCGATGAGGCGGCGCTGTCCTGCCAAATGCCCGCCGTCCTGGACCTGAACGGCCTGTTGGTGCAGCAACAGCAGTATCTTAACTTCAGTGAACAGACGCAG ATCAACAGCCATCCGGTCCTCGGGAACAAAGGGTTCCCGTTCCCCTCGCTGCCCGACGACACCGTGTACTACTCAGAGAACAAATAG